The Streptomyces sp. NBC_00691 genome has a segment encoding these proteins:
- a CDS encoding DUF5107 domain-containing protein yields MTTVRRAVLTLPAAPLGPDNPLPALRAPVGAGAHAVDPRTLAGLPRDMARGIGRDPLRSLLPAPVRDGYGRERATADLDTIVIENDLLRVTVLPGLGGRVHSLHHKPTGRELLYRNPVFQPAAFALNGAWFSGGVEWNIGATGHTTLSCAPLHAAVVRAPDGGPMLRLWEWERLRDLPFQVDLWLPEDSEFLYAGVRIRNPHERTAPVYWWSNIAVPEDRRVLAPADTAWHHGYERGLSRVPVPVTEDGTDRTYPLRSTHAADWFYDLPEGQRRWIAALDADGTGLVQTSTDPLRGRKLFVWGTGRGGRRWQEWLTEPGTPGYAEIQAGLARTQLEHLELAGGAEFSWLEAYGPVAADPVTALGDDWTAARADVERSLSGALPRAAVDAAYTAWREGAADLAPEEVLAAGSGWGALEVLRGGYDLPGTPFPESTLGPEQEPWRELLRTGVLPPPAEGAAPLIAPLVASPWRDMLETAPADPTTEYQLGIAQWHAGDRAQAVRSWERGLKAATTRWPLLYCLAVADREDGHPERAAEHFAEAFADHEAQDAFAGHEAKEGAADREGARAVVAAALGREAFDAFLAVQRPDLARALWHRLPDAARRRGAFRLLEVRLLLAEGRPGEARAVFDAGFEVADLREGAEILGELWDRTTHELLPDAYEFRMRPS; encoded by the coding sequence ATGACGACCGTACGACGTGCCGTACTGACGCTGCCCGCCGCCCCCTTGGGCCCGGACAACCCCCTTCCCGCACTGCGGGCCCCCGTCGGCGCCGGGGCCCACGCGGTCGACCCGCGGACCCTCGCCGGCCTCCCGCGCGACATGGCGCGGGGCATCGGCCGCGACCCGCTGCGCAGCCTGCTCCCCGCCCCCGTGCGCGACGGCTACGGCCGCGAGCGCGCGACCGCGGACCTCGACACGATCGTGATCGAGAACGACCTGCTCCGGGTGACCGTGCTGCCCGGCCTCGGCGGCCGTGTCCACTCCCTCCACCACAAGCCCACCGGACGCGAACTCCTTTACCGCAACCCGGTGTTCCAGCCGGCCGCGTTCGCCCTCAACGGCGCCTGGTTCTCCGGCGGCGTCGAGTGGAACATCGGCGCCACCGGCCACACCACCCTCTCCTGCGCGCCCCTCCACGCGGCCGTCGTCCGGGCGCCCGACGGCGGACCGATGCTCCGGCTCTGGGAGTGGGAGCGCCTGCGCGACCTGCCCTTCCAGGTCGACCTCTGGCTCCCGGAGGACTCCGAGTTCCTGTACGCCGGGGTCCGGATACGCAACCCGCACGAGCGCACCGCCCCCGTCTACTGGTGGTCCAACATCGCCGTCCCCGAGGACCGCCGCGTCCTCGCGCCCGCCGACACCGCCTGGCACCACGGGTACGAGCGCGGCCTGAGCCGGGTCCCCGTGCCGGTCACCGAGGACGGCACCGACCGCACGTACCCGCTGCGCAGCACGCACGCCGCGGACTGGTTCTACGACCTCCCCGAGGGGCAGCGCCGCTGGATCGCCGCCCTCGACGCGGACGGCACCGGACTCGTCCAGACCTCCACCGACCCACTGCGCGGCCGCAAGCTCTTCGTGTGGGGGACCGGGCGCGGCGGCCGGCGCTGGCAGGAGTGGTTGACGGAACCCGGCACCCCCGGCTACGCCGAGATCCAGGCCGGCCTCGCCCGCACCCAGCTGGAACACCTGGAGCTCGCGGGCGGCGCGGAGTTCAGCTGGCTGGAGGCGTACGGACCGGTCGCCGCCGATCCCGTGACGGCCCTCGGCGACGACTGGACCGCCGCCCGTGCCGACGTCGAGCGCAGCCTGTCCGGCGCCCTGCCCCGGGCCGCCGTCGACGCCGCGTACACGGCATGGCGGGAGGGGGCGGCCGACCTCGCCCCGGAGGAGGTCCTCGCCGCCGGATCCGGCTGGGGCGCGCTCGAAGTCCTGCGCGGGGGATACGACCTGCCCGGTACGCCGTTCCCGGAGTCGACGCTCGGCCCCGAGCAGGAGCCCTGGCGGGAACTGCTCCGCACCGGCGTCCTGCCGCCCCCGGCGGAGGGTGCGGCACCGCTGATCGCGCCGCTGGTCGCGTCCCCCTGGCGGGACATGCTGGAGACCGCGCCGGCCGACCCCACCACCGAGTACCAGCTCGGCATCGCCCAGTGGCACGCCGGTGACCGCGCCCAGGCGGTACGGAGCTGGGAGCGGGGACTCAAGGCGGCGACGACGCGCTGGCCCCTGCTGTACTGCCTGGCCGTCGCCGACCGGGAGGACGGCCACCCGGAACGAGCCGCCGAGCACTTCGCGGAGGCGTTCGCCGACCACGAGGCGCAGGACGCGTTCGCCGGGCACGAGGCGAAGGAGGGCGCCGCGGATCGCGAGGGCGCGCGGGCGGTGGTCGCCGCCGCCCTCGGGCGTGAGGCGTTCGACGCCTTCCTCGCCGTCCAGCGGCCCGACCTGGCCAGGGCCCTCTGGCACCGGCTGCCGGATGCCGCCCGGCGGCGCGGGGCCTTCCGGCTGCTCGAGGTCCGGCTGCTCCTCGCCGAGGGCCGGCCCGGCGAGGCGCGGGCCGTCTTCGACGCGGGGTTCGAGGTCGCGGACCTGCGCGAGGGCGCCGAGATCCTGGGCGAGCTCTGGGACCGGACCACCCACGAACTCCTGCCGGACGCGTACGAGTTCCGGATGCGCCCGAGCTGA
- a CDS encoding M20/M25/M40 family metallo-hydrolase: MAEEVRGPDTTALDEVVTFTSELIRIDTTNRGGGDCRERPAAEYVAERLAAAGIEPTLLERTPGRTNVVARIPGTDPSAEALLVHGHLDVVPADPAEWTTHPFSGEIRDGVVWGRGAVDMKNMDAMVLAVVRSWARQGIRPRRDIVLAYTADEEASAEDGSGFLADRHAALFEGCTEGISESGAFSFHPQPGTTLYPIAAGERGTAWLKLTAHGRAGHGSKVNTANAVTRLAEAVARIGSHAWPVRLTATVRAALAELAALYALDIDTHAPDLDVDLLLDKLGPAAALVAPTVRNSTNPTMLDAGYKVNVIPGQAVAHIDGRTLPGTEEEFAATMDELTGPHVEWEFQHREVALEAPVASPTFAKLRAAVERFDPDGHVVPFTMSGGTDAKQFSRLGITGYGFSPLRLPPDLDYGALFHGVDERVPVDALHFGVRVLDHYLKSA; the protein is encoded by the coding sequence ATGGCTGAGGAGGTCCGGGGCCCGGACACGACGGCGCTCGACGAGGTGGTCACCTTCACCTCCGAGCTCATCCGCATCGACACCACCAACCGAGGCGGCGGGGACTGCCGTGAGCGGCCCGCCGCCGAGTACGTCGCCGAGCGCCTCGCCGCCGCCGGCATCGAACCCACCCTCCTGGAGCGGACCCCCGGCCGCACCAACGTGGTGGCGCGCATCCCCGGCACCGACCCCTCGGCCGAGGCCCTCCTCGTCCACGGACATCTGGACGTCGTGCCCGCCGACCCCGCCGAGTGGACCACCCACCCCTTCTCCGGAGAGATCCGCGACGGGGTCGTATGGGGCCGCGGCGCCGTCGACATGAAGAACATGGACGCGATGGTCCTGGCCGTCGTCCGCTCCTGGGCCCGGCAGGGCATCCGGCCGCGCCGCGACATCGTCCTCGCCTACACGGCCGACGAGGAGGCGAGCGCCGAGGACGGCTCCGGCTTCCTCGCCGACCGCCACGCCGCGCTCTTCGAGGGCTGCACGGAGGGCATCAGCGAGTCCGGGGCCTTCAGCTTCCACCCGCAGCCCGGCACCACGCTCTACCCGATCGCCGCCGGGGAGCGGGGCACCGCCTGGCTCAAGCTCACCGCCCACGGCCGCGCCGGCCACGGCTCCAAGGTCAACACGGCCAACGCCGTCACCCGGCTCGCCGAAGCCGTCGCCCGGATCGGCTCGCACGCCTGGCCCGTCCGGCTCACCGCCACCGTCCGCGCCGCCCTGGCCGAACTCGCCGCGCTGTACGCCCTCGACATCGACACCCACGCGCCCGACCTCGACGTGGACCTGCTCCTCGACAAGCTCGGACCCGCCGCCGCGCTCGTCGCGCCGACCGTCCGCAACAGCACGAACCCGACGATGCTCGACGCCGGCTACAAGGTCAACGTCATCCCGGGCCAGGCCGTCGCCCACATCGACGGGCGGACGCTGCCGGGCACCGAGGAGGAGTTCGCCGCGACCATGGACGAGCTGACCGGCCCGCACGTCGAGTGGGAGTTCCAGCACCGCGAGGTCGCCCTCGAAGCCCCCGTCGCGTCGCCGACCTTCGCGAAACTGCGGGCCGCCGTCGAGCGCTTCGACCCGGACGGGCACGTCGTGCCCTTCACCATGTCGGGCGGCACCGACGCCAAGCAGTTCTCCCGGCTCGGCATCACCGGCTACGGCTTCTCACCGCTCCGGCTGCCCCCGGACCTCGACTACGGAGCCCTGTTCCACGGCGTCGACGAACGCGTCCCCGTGGACGCGCTGCACTTCGGCGTCCGGGTGCTCGACCATTACCTGAAGTCGGCGTAG
- a CDS encoding S66 peptidase family protein, which yields MTAPGPALPAPPQGPHVRPLTRPERLRPGARVAVVAPAGPVPEERLLAGLDILRGWDLDPFVAPHVLDTHPTLGHLAGTDRARAQDLTEAWCDPSVSAVLCARGGFGAQRMVDLVDWAAIREAGPKAFVGYSDITALHEALAVRAGYATLHGPMVAAGTFLSDPRTQESLRATLFEPESVRTLGLDTARTMAPGRARGVTLGGCVSLLAADLATPHARPSARGGLLLLEDVGEEPYRLDRILTQLLRSRRLDGVEGIALGSWAECGPYEEIRAVLTDHLGGLGVPVVEELGFGHSETALTLPLGVPAVLDTEKNTLTLDVPALC from the coding sequence ATGACGGCGCCCGGGCCCGCCCTCCCCGCGCCGCCGCAGGGGCCGCACGTCCGACCGCTCACCCGGCCCGAGCGGCTGCGGCCCGGCGCCCGGGTCGCCGTCGTCGCCCCCGCGGGGCCCGTCCCCGAGGAGCGGCTGCTGGCGGGGCTCGACATCCTCCGCGGCTGGGACCTCGACCCCTTCGTCGCCCCACACGTCCTGGACACCCACCCGACCCTCGGCCACCTCGCGGGCACCGACCGGGCCAGGGCCCAGGACCTGACCGAGGCCTGGTGCGACCCCTCGGTCTCCGCCGTCCTCTGCGCGCGCGGCGGATTCGGCGCACAGCGCATGGTCGACCTCGTCGACTGGGCGGCGATCAGGGAGGCAGGACCCAAGGCGTTCGTCGGCTACAGCGACATCACCGCCCTGCACGAGGCGCTCGCCGTCCGGGCCGGCTACGCCACCCTGCACGGACCGATGGTGGCCGCGGGCACCTTCCTCTCCGACCCGCGCACCCAGGAGTCCCTGCGGGCCACGCTGTTCGAGCCCGAGTCGGTCCGCACGCTCGGTCTGGACACGGCACGCACGATGGCCCCGGGCCGCGCCCGCGGTGTGACCCTCGGCGGCTGTGTCAGCCTCCTCGCCGCCGACCTCGCCACCCCGCACGCCCGCCCGTCGGCCCGCGGAGGCCTGCTGCTCCTGGAGGACGTGGGGGAGGAGCCGTACCGGCTCGACCGCATCCTCACCCAGCTCCTCCGCTCCCGCCGGCTCGACGGCGTCGAGGGCATCGCCCTCGGCTCCTGGGCGGAATGCGGTCCGTACGAGGAGATCCGGGCGGTCCTCACGGACCACCTCGGAGGCCTCGGCGTCCCGGTCGTGGAGGAGCTGGGCTTCGGCCACAGCGAAACGGCTCTGACCCTGCCGCTCGGCGTACCGGCCGTTCTGGACACGGAGAAGAACACCCTCACCCTGGACGTCCCGGCCCTGTGCTGA
- a CDS encoding methyltransferase domain-containing protein, which produces MTHASTPSAHPAADETVHETAVYTHGHHESVLRSHNWRTAANSAAYLLPALSAGLDVLDVGCGPGTISADLAALVSPGRVTAVDAAEEVLTRGRTVAAERGLENIEFAVADVHALDFPDDSFDVVHAHQVLQHVGDPVRALREMRRVCRPGGVVAARDSDYGAFAWYPEHPVLDGWSDLYHRVARANGGEPDAGRRLFSWARQAGFTDITTTAGTWCFATPEERAWWSGLWADRTTGSGYADLAVSGGHATRAELTEIADAWREWGTREDAWFMVPHGEILCRVS; this is translated from the coding sequence ATGACGCATGCCTCCACCCCTTCCGCGCACCCCGCCGCCGACGAGACGGTCCACGAGACGGCCGTCTACACCCACGGCCACCACGAGTCGGTCCTGCGCTCGCACAACTGGCGGACGGCCGCCAACTCCGCGGCCTACCTGCTGCCCGCGCTCTCCGCGGGGCTCGACGTCCTGGACGTGGGCTGCGGACCCGGCACCATCAGCGCCGACCTGGCCGCCCTGGTCTCCCCCGGCCGGGTCACCGCGGTCGACGCGGCCGAGGAGGTCCTGACCAGGGGCCGCACCGTGGCGGCCGAACGCGGCCTGGAGAACATCGAGTTCGCCGTCGCCGACGTCCACGCCCTGGACTTCCCCGACGACTCCTTCGACGTGGTCCACGCCCACCAGGTGCTCCAGCACGTCGGCGACCCGGTGCGGGCGCTGCGCGAGATGCGGCGGGTGTGCCGCCCCGGCGGTGTCGTCGCGGCCCGCGACAGCGACTACGGCGCCTTCGCCTGGTATCCCGAACACCCCGTCCTGGACGGCTGGTCGGACCTGTACCACCGCGTCGCCCGGGCCAACGGCGGCGAACCGGACGCGGGACGGCGGCTGTTCTCCTGGGCGCGGCAGGCCGGCTTCACCGACATCACGACGACCGCCGGCACCTGGTGCTTCGCGACGCCCGAGGAGCGCGCCTGGTGGAGCGGCCTGTGGGCGGACCGTACGACCGGCTCCGGCTACGCCGACCTGGCCGTGTCCGGCGGCCACGCGACGAGGGCGGAGCTCACGGAGATCGCGGACGCCTGGCGGGAGTGGGGCACGCGGGAGGACGCCTGGTTCATGGTCCCGCACGGCGAGATCCTGTGCCGGGTGTCCTGA
- a CDS encoding S9 family peptidase: MKTIAAHGSWPSPVDAALAAAHDGRPEYPGVVGDELWWTAPRPAEGGRRALVRRRGDGAEESLLPAPWNVRSRVIEYGGLPWAAVPRPAGGPLAVFCHFPDQRLYVYEPDAASGAAPRPLTPVSWTGGGLRWADPVIHPDRGEVWCVLEEFTGPAPTDVRRALVAVPLDGSAADDRAAVRELSDGRHRFVTGPRLSPDGRRAAWIGWDHPRMPWDGTEVQLAEVTADGTFRRARTVAGGPAESIPQVDWDAAGRLLLVSDRTGWWNLYRADVDADGGLGEPAALCPRAEEFGGPLWKIGLNWFTPLENGLVAVVHGKGTTGLGILDPDRGTLADAVGPWTEWAPTLAAHGSRVVGIAASPHSSYELVELDARTGRTRVVGAAHTDVVDPAHHPEPRVRTFTGPGGREIHAQVYPPHHPGFTGPEDELPPYVIWAHGGPTGRAPLVLDLEITYFTSRGIGVAEVNYGGSTGYGREYRERLREQWGVVDVEDCAAVAAALAAEGTADPARLAVRGGSAGGWTTAASLVSTDVYACGTIIYPILDLRGWATDETHDFESQYLHGLIGSIDDVPARYKERSPIEHVDRVTAPFLLLQGLDDVICPPAQADRFLTRTAGRGVPHAYLAFEGEGHGFRRADTMVRALEAELSLYARTFGIVRTDVPELEYRT, encoded by the coding sequence ATGAAAACGATCGCCGCCCACGGCAGCTGGCCGTCACCCGTCGACGCGGCGCTCGCCGCCGCCCACGACGGGCGGCCCGAGTACCCCGGCGTCGTCGGCGACGAGCTGTGGTGGACCGCGCCACGGCCCGCCGAGGGAGGTCGCCGCGCCCTCGTGCGACGGCGCGGCGACGGCGCCGAGGAGAGCCTGCTGCCCGCCCCGTGGAACGTCCGCAGCCGGGTGATCGAGTACGGCGGCCTGCCCTGGGCGGCCGTCCCGCGCCCGGCCGGCGGACCCCTCGCCGTCTTCTGTCACTTCCCGGACCAGCGGCTCTACGTGTACGAGCCCGACGCGGCCTCCGGCGCCGCGCCCAGGCCCCTGACCCCCGTCTCCTGGACCGGCGGCGGACTGCGCTGGGCGGACCCGGTCATCCACCCCGACCGGGGCGAGGTGTGGTGCGTCCTGGAGGAGTTCACCGGCCCGGCCCCGACCGACGTACGCCGGGCGCTCGTCGCCGTACCCCTCGACGGCTCCGCCGCCGACGACCGTGCGGCGGTACGCGAACTGTCCGACGGGCGCCACCGGTTCGTGACCGGACCCCGGCTCTCCCCGGACGGCCGCCGGGCGGCCTGGATCGGCTGGGACCACCCCCGGATGCCCTGGGACGGCACCGAGGTCCAGCTCGCCGAGGTCACCGCGGACGGCACCTTCCGACGGGCCCGAACGGTCGCGGGCGGACCCGCCGAGTCGATCCCGCAGGTCGACTGGGACGCGGCGGGGCGGCTGCTCCTCGTCAGCGACCGCACCGGCTGGTGGAACCTCTACCGGGCGGACGTCGACGCCGACGGCGGCCTCGGCGAACCGGCGGCGCTCTGCCCCCGCGCCGAGGAGTTCGGCGGACCGCTCTGGAAGATCGGGCTGAACTGGTTCACCCCCCTGGAGAACGGTCTGGTGGCCGTCGTCCACGGCAAGGGCACCACCGGGCTCGGCATCCTCGACCCCGACCGCGGCACACTCGCCGACGCCGTCGGTCCCTGGACCGAATGGGCCCCGACCCTCGCCGCCCACGGCAGCCGCGTGGTCGGCATCGCCGCCTCCCCGCACAGCTCCTACGAGCTGGTCGAACTCGACGCCCGCACGGGGCGGACCCGGGTCGTCGGCGCCGCCCACACCGACGTCGTCGACCCCGCCCACCACCCCGAACCCCGCGTCCGCACCTTCACCGGCCCCGGCGGGCGCGAGATCCACGCGCAGGTCTACCCGCCCCACCACCCCGGCTTCACCGGCCCCGAGGACGAACTCCCGCCCTACGTCATCTGGGCCCACGGCGGTCCCACCGGACGCGCGCCCCTCGTCCTCGACCTGGAGATCACCTACTTCACCTCGCGCGGCATCGGTGTCGCCGAGGTCAACTACGGCGGCTCCACCGGCTACGGCCGGGAGTACCGCGAGCGGCTGCGCGAGCAGTGGGGCGTCGTCGACGTCGAGGACTGCGCGGCCGTCGCCGCGGCGCTCGCCGCCGAGGGCACCGCCGACCCGGCCCGGCTCGCCGTCCGCGGCGGCAGCGCCGGCGGGTGGACGACCGCCGCCTCCCTCGTCTCCACCGACGTGTACGCCTGCGGCACGATCATCTACCCCATCCTCGACCTGCGGGGCTGGGCCACCGACGAGACCCATGACTTCGAGTCCCAGTACCTCCACGGCCTCATCGGATCCATCGACGACGTCCCCGCCCGCTACAAGGAGCGCTCGCCGATCGAGCACGTCGACCGCGTCACCGCCCCCTTCCTGCTGCTCCAGGGCCTCGACGACGTCATCTGCCCACCCGCCCAGGCCGATCGCTTCCTCACCCGCACCGCCGGCCGGGGTGTGCCGCACGCCTACCTCGCCTTCGAGGGGGAAGGCCACGGCTTCCGCAGGGCCGACACGATGGTCCGAGCCCTGGAGGCCGAACTCTCCCTGTACGCAAGGACGTTCGGCATCGTCCGGACGGACGTCCCCGAGCTGGAGTACCGCACATGA
- a CDS encoding GntR family transcriptional regulator, which produces MAVSGQRRRPVVALYERIADAVHDGTYPPGSTLPSEPKLAAELGVSRPALREALLLLQEDGLLTVRRGVGRTVNDRPPRRGFEHVQPLEELIGAGTPLRVRALLRTVEEPTDFTTQHLLAPARAELRFWESVLTGEGTAAALSHEWAAADELLDRVHPEFARALRATEERAARAPAVSMLSVLLGASRETALSAHSGITATLLGRRRGDQLGRPADTPAVLVTQVVRVGETPVLAAKHMLPTGAPALPVLQSH; this is translated from the coding sequence GTGGCGGTCAGCGGACAGCGGCGGCGACCGGTCGTGGCCCTCTACGAGCGGATCGCGGACGCCGTCCACGACGGCACCTACCCGCCGGGCTCGACGCTCCCCTCCGAGCCGAAGCTCGCCGCCGAGCTGGGCGTGAGCCGGCCCGCCCTGCGCGAGGCGCTGCTGCTGCTCCAGGAGGACGGCCTGCTGACCGTGCGCCGCGGGGTGGGCCGGACGGTCAACGACCGGCCGCCCCGGCGCGGGTTCGAGCACGTCCAGCCACTGGAGGAGCTGATCGGCGCGGGCACGCCGCTGCGGGTCCGGGCGCTGCTGCGGACCGTCGAGGAGCCCACCGACTTCACCACCCAGCACCTGCTGGCCCCGGCCCGCGCGGAGCTGCGGTTCTGGGAGTCCGTGCTGACCGGGGAGGGTACGGCGGCGGCGCTGAGCCATGAGTGGGCGGCGGCCGACGAGCTGCTGGACCGGGTGCATCCGGAGTTCGCCCGGGCCCTGCGGGCGACGGAGGAACGCGCCGCGCGCGCTCCGGCCGTCTCCATGCTCTCGGTCCTGCTCGGGGCCTCGCGGGAGACGGCGCTCTCCGCGCACAGCGGCATCACGGCGACGCTGCTCGGGCGGCGGCGCGGGGACCAGCTGGGGCGGCCCGCGGACACCCCGGCCGTGCTGGTCACCCAGGTCGTACGGGTCGGCGAGACGCCGGTCCTGGCGGCCAAGCACATGCTCCCGACGGGCGCACCGGCCCTGCCCGTGCTGCAGTCGCACTAG
- a CDS encoding DUF6204 family protein, protein MGTQHTYRVIVRGTFDGLSEESRARLLAEVDAHGLTAMRFTEEGSLSYDRTLRQFSYRLVVVSDAEDGDEMAGALAEERVETALGELGHGYKTLRSTVTDLDTMKINRKR, encoded by the coding sequence ATGGGCACGCAGCACACCTACCGGGTCATCGTGCGCGGCACGTTCGACGGTCTGTCGGAGGAGAGCCGGGCGCGGCTGCTCGCCGAGGTGGACGCGCACGGACTGACCGCGATGCGGTTCACGGAGGAGGGCTCGCTGTCCTACGACCGGACGCTGAGGCAGTTCTCGTACCGCCTGGTCGTCGTGTCCGACGCCGAGGACGGCGACGAGATGGCGGGCGCGCTCGCGGAGGAGCGGGTGGAGACCGCGCTCGGCGAGCTCGGCCACGGGTACAAGACGCTGCGGTCGACGGTGACCGACCTCGACACGATGAAGATCAACCGCAAGCGCTGA
- a CDS encoding DUF1049 domain-containing protein, whose product MSPNETSRTSGGGGSRFGDALTPGRIGTAALAVVTPVLVFQNTREIEIRLLVPEVSPPLHLALLATALIAAARGYVTARRRK is encoded by the coding sequence ATGAGTCCCAACGAGACGTCACGGACATCGGGCGGAGGCGGGTCCCGGTTCGGCGACGCCCTCACGCCGGGCCGGATCGGGACGGCCGCGCTCGCCGTCGTCACCCCGGTCCTCGTCTTCCAGAACACCCGGGAGATCGAGATCCGGCTCCTGGTGCCCGAGGTGTCCCCGCCGCTCCACCTCGCCCTGCTCGCGACCGCGCTCATCGCCGCCGCCCGCGGCTACGTCACGGCCCGGAGGCGGAAGTGA
- a CDS encoding adenosine deaminase: protein MHLSDNPATPAAATVSEWIRRAPKAVLHDHLDGGLRAATIVELARECGYTALPTEDPAALAVWFRDAADSGSLERYLETFAHTCAVMQTREALTRIAAECAEDLAADGVVYAEIRYAPEQHLEGGLTLDEVVEAVNDGFREGELRSGGRITVRTLLTGMRHTDRSLEIARLTVAHRDKGVAGFDIAGGEIGNPPARHLPAFQHLKRENCHFTIHAGEAVGAESIHEAVQVCGTERIGHGVRITDDIAEDGTLGRLASYVRDNRIALEVCPTSNLQTGAAKDYASHPIDELRRLGFRITLNTDNRLVSGTTMSEEFQHMVDAFGYGPEVFEEFTVAALEAAFLPLPERQRLIDEVVRPGYATLRVVSV from the coding sequence ATGCACTTGTCTGACAACCCTGCCACGCCTGCCGCCGCCACCGTCTCCGAGTGGATCCGCCGGGCCCCCAAGGCCGTCCTCCACGACCACCTCGACGGTGGGCTGCGCGCCGCGACCATCGTCGAGCTGGCACGGGAGTGCGGCTACACCGCGCTGCCGACCGAGGACCCCGCCGCGCTCGCGGTCTGGTTCCGGGACGCGGCCGACTCCGGTTCGCTGGAGCGCTACCTGGAGACCTTCGCCCACACCTGCGCGGTGATGCAGACCCGCGAGGCGCTCACGCGCATCGCGGCCGAGTGCGCCGAGGACCTCGCGGCGGACGGCGTCGTCTACGCCGAGATCCGCTACGCCCCCGAGCAGCACCTGGAGGGCGGTCTGACACTCGACGAGGTCGTCGAGGCGGTGAACGACGGTTTCCGCGAGGGCGAGCTCCGCTCCGGCGGCCGCATCACCGTCCGCACCCTCCTCACGGGCATGCGCCACACGGACCGCTCCCTGGAGATCGCGCGGCTCACCGTCGCGCACCGGGACAAGGGCGTGGCCGGCTTCGACATCGCCGGCGGCGAGATCGGCAACCCGCCGGCCCGGCACCTCCCCGCCTTCCAGCACCTGAAGCGGGAGAACTGCCACTTCACGATCCACGCGGGCGAGGCCGTCGGCGCGGAGTCGATCCACGAGGCCGTGCAGGTCTGCGGCACCGAGCGGATCGGCCACGGCGTGCGGATCACGGACGACATAGCCGAGGACGGCACGCTGGGCCGGCTCGCTTCGTACGTCCGGGACAACCGGATCGCCCTGGAGGTCTGCCCGACGTCCAACCTCCAGACGGGCGCCGCGAAGGACTACGCCTCGCACCCGATCGACGAGCTGCGCCGCCTGGGCTTCCGCATCACGCTCAACACGGACAACCGGCTGGTCTCCGGCACCACCATGAGCGAGGAGTTCCAGCACATGGTGGACGCCTTCGGTTACGGTCCCGAGGTCTTCGAGGAGTTCACGGTCGCCGCGCTGGAGGCCGCCTTCCTGCCGCTGCCGGAGCGGCAGCGGCTGATCGACGAGGTCGTCCGCCCGGGGTACGCGACGCTCCGGGTCGTGTCGGTCTAG